The following coding sequences lie in one Arachis ipaensis cultivar K30076 chromosome B05, Araip1.1, whole genome shotgun sequence genomic window:
- the LOC107640467 gene encoding zinc finger MYM-type protein 1-like, whose amino-acid sequence MAIVLRFVTLDGFVKERFFDLVHVTDTCATTLKKELISVLSHYNLQVENIRGQGYDGASNMWGEWNGLQALFLKDSPQAYYVHCFAHRLQLALVAASREVLQIHEFFTQLNSIVTIVSTPSKRHDQLQEAQAIQNANLVAQNELETGKCVNQISTLQRAGDTRWSSHFNSICSLVKIYTATNIVLNNIIKDGITYAQRGETYGVSKILLSFEFVFTLHLMKEIMGITNVLCQALQQQSQDILNAMHIVSTSKLLLQQLRDGGWYHFFANVKYFCEKHEIEVPNMSAQYVFERGRSRQPSVTVEHHYRIDVFLAIIDSQIPELNSRFNEQTIELLTLSCALDPKDNFKSFNIEEISKLAKRFYPLDFPSNELNILKSQLQHYQHDIPNHLKGIGTLSELCNKLQETEKIKNLSHG is encoded by the coding sequence ATGGCCATTGTTTTGAGGTTTGTTACTCTAGATGGTTTTGTTAAAGAGAGATTCTTTGATCTTGTGCATGTCACTGATACTTGTGCAACAACTTTAAAGAAAGAATTGATTTCTGTCCTTTCTCATTATAATCTCCAAGTTGAAAATATTAGGGGTCAAGGGTATGATGGTGCTAGCAACATGTGGGGTGAGTGGAATGGTTTGCAAGCTTTGTTTCTTAAAGATTCTCCACAAGCATACTATGTACATTGTTTTGCTCATAGGTTACAATTAGCATTGGTAGCAGCTTCAAGAGAGGTACTTCAAATTCATGAATTTTTTACTCAATTAAACTCTATTGTCACTATTGTTAGTACTCCTTCAAAAAGACATGATCAATTACAAGAAGCTCAAGCAATTCAAAATGCAAACTTGGTTGCTCAAAATGAATTAGAAACAGGCAAATGTGTCAATCAAATAAGCACTTTACAAAGAGCTGGGGATACTCGATGGAGctctcactttaattctatttgcaGTTTGGTAAAAATATATACTGCTACCAACATTGTTCTCAATAATATCATTAAAGACGGGATAACTTATGCACAAAGAGGTGAGACTTATGGTGTTAGTAAAATATTATTGtcatttgaatttgttttcacTTTGCACTTGATGAAAGAGATTATGGGAATCACTAATGTTCTTTGCCAAGCACTGCAACAACAATCTCAAGATATTCTTAATGCAATGCATATTGTTTCTACATCAAAGTTACTTCTTCAACAATTAAGAGATGGTGGATGGTACCATTTTTTTGCAAATGTTAaatatttttgtgaaaaacaTGAAATTGAAGTCCCTAATATGAGTGCACAATATGTTTTTGAAAGAGGTCGATCTCGTCAACCAAGTGTGACAGTTGAGCATCATTATCGAATAGATGTATTCTTGGCAATAATTGACTCTCAAATACCAGAGTTGAATAGTAGATTTAATGAGCAAACAATAGAGCTTTTGACTTTGAGTTGTGCTTTGGATCCTAAGGATAATTTCAAATCATTTAATATTGAAGAAATTAGCAAGTTAGCAAAGAGGTTTTATCCTCTTGACTTTCCTTCTAATGAGCTAAATATTTTGAAATCTCAGTTGCAACATTATCAACATGATATACCAAATCATTTGAAAGGCATTGGTACACTTTCTGAATTGTGCAACAAGTTGCAAGAAACGGAAAAAATCAAGAACTTATCACATGGTTGA